A stretch of DNA from Myxocyprinus asiaticus isolate MX2 ecotype Aquarium Trade chromosome 32, UBuf_Myxa_2, whole genome shotgun sequence:
CGATGGATATTAGAGAAAGAGTGGCGACCCTGCATGAATCCTGTTTGGTTAGGGGATATTAAATCCATTATAATactctccagccgagatgaaagtACTTTAGCTAGTATTTTTGCATCGACATTTAAAAGAGATATTGGGTGGTTAGAGCCAAATTCTGTTATATCCTTCACTGGTTTAGGTTTCAAACTAATGGTGGCCTCTGTTAAGGTTCCAAGGTCTAGTGACTCCTTTTACATTTCAGGTAGAGCTAAGTTAGATGTATACTTAGAGGTGACACTGATGAATCTAAttctgaataaaaatatattaaaaaatgttattaatttgcATAGAGTCATTGATAAACTCCTGCTAACTATTTTGAAATTTAGATATAAGCTGTGATGAAGATCTACATTTCAATTAATGGGCCAAAATCTCCTTTTTTCAGTGTTCATAAACCGTGGTATGTGTATGAAGCAGTtgtatttctgcctttctttgtTGAAAGCAAGTTGAGCTTTGCTTGAAGGCTCAGTCTCttcttatatacaggtgcatctcaataaattagaatgtcgtggaaaagttcatttatttcagtaattcaactcaaattgtgaaacttgtgtattaaataaattcaatgcacacagactgaagtagtttaagtctttggttcttttaattgtgatgattttggctcacatttaacaaaaacccaccaattcactatctcaaaaaattagaatacatcataagaccaataaaaaaaaaatgttttagtgaatttttggccttctggaaagtatgttcatttactgtatatgtactcaatacttggtaggggctccttttgctttaattactgcctcaattcggcgtggcatggaggtgatcagtttgtggcactgctgaggtggtatggaagcccaggtttctttgacagtggtcttcagctcatctgcattttttggtctcttgtttctcattttcctcttgacaataccccatagattctctatggggttcaggtctggtgagtttgctggccagtcaagcacaccaacaccatggtcatttaaccaacttttggtgcttttggcagtgtgggcaggtgccaaatcctgctggaaaatgaaatcagcatctttaaaaagctggtcagcagaaggaagcatgaagtgctccaaaatttcttggtaaacgggtgcagtgactttggttttcaaaaaacacaatggaccaacaccagcagatgacattgcaccccaaatcatcacagactgtggaaacttaacactggacttcaagcaacttgggctatgagcttcttcacccttcctccagactctaggaccttggtttccaaatgaaatacaaaacttgctctcatctgaaaagaggactttggaacactgggcaacagtccagttcttcttctccttagcccaggtaacacgcctctgacgttgtctgtagttcaggagtggcttaacaagaggaatacgacaactgtagccaaattccttgacatgtctgtgtgtggtggctcttgatgccttgaccccagcctcagtccattccttgtgaagttcacccaaattcttgaatcgattttgcttgacaatcataaggctgcggttctctcggttggttgtgcatctttttcttccacactttttccttccactcaactttctgttaacatgcttggatacagcactctgtgaacagccagcttctttggcaatgaatgtttgtggcttaccctccttgtgaagagtgtcaatgattgtcttctggacaactgtcagatcagcagtcttccccatgattgtgtagcctagtgaaccaaactgagagaccattttgaaggctcaggaaacctttgcaggtgttttgagttgattagctgattggcatgtcaccatattctaattttttgagatagtgaattggtgggtttttgttaaatgtgagccaaaatcatcacaattaaaagaaccaaagacttaaactacttcagtctgtgtgcattgaatttatttaatacacgagtttcacaatttgagttgaattactgaaataaatgaacttttccatgacactctaatttattgagatgcacctgtaattctGGCATGGGGTATATAGAGTTCTTCTTATCTAACTTGTTTTATAGCTGATATAAGTGTTCACTCTTCTTCTTTTCTTAACTTTTCTAACTGTGAAGAGTAGGATATAAATTTCCCTCTTATAACAGCTTTTAATGTTCCCAAAACCAAATATGGGGATATCAAGGGAGTTGTATTTATTTCAAGAAAAGTGTCAATTGCCTTTGCtaaatttgaaaacaaaaataaaatatctttatCTACAAGCAGCAATGTGTTTAACCTCCAGGAAGTAAGTCCATTATATGTAGTGGCAAAATAGAGGACCAGTAATACAGGTGCATGGTCAGATTCTACTATTGTAGAATATTCAAGTTCTCTGGCTGAAGGGATAATGGATTTGTCtataaaaataatctattctgGAATATGTATgatgaaaaaacattttgtttgttgtattgtttAGAGGTAGGAAAGAGAAAGCGCCAGTGGTCTACAAAGCCCATATGATTCATAAAAACAGATAGAGCTGTAGCCATCTTAGATGGATTATTAGAACGACCAAGATTTGGATTAATTGCACAGTTAAAATCCCCTGATAGTATTAGATATTGTTAGTTTATAATAGGTATAGATGCATTAAGCTTTTGTACAAAATGTGGATCTTATTTGTTTGGAGTATATATACTCGTGATTACAACACGTGTATGATAATGAGTGCCAGAAACTATGACAAAACGACCAAATGTATCTGGAATAATATCAGTAGCAGTAAATTGTATGATTTGTGAATTAAAATAGCAGTTCTTttagtttttgcactgaaatttgAGTGAATACATGTCTTACACAGGGTTTCTTATGTCTAAAATGATCTGTAATAGTTAAGTGTGTCTCTTGTAAAAGAGCAATATCTGTGTTGAGACATTTAAGGTGTGAAAATATTTTAGCCATTTTCACTGGTCCATTAACTTTTAAATTCCAGGAGGTTAATCAGATGGTATACTCATTACTGTTTGTTCTATTatcttgtatactgtacatattcaaTTGAAgtttttttaatgcataaataCATTGATAATCAATATAAATACTGCTCTTTAACATATGAAATGACAGCTTCCCTTTAAGCACTGATATATAGaaagtaacaaataacaaaaacacataaaacaaataGCATGAACCATATCAAGTACTGTTAAACTCTTTACATTTCCAAGTTCCCAATAAAGAATGCCATATTTTGTTTCACAGTTTCTTCTTTATTTGCCTCCTCAACCAGGACATGCAGCAGAATATGAATTCCGACACATATCTCCTGTTTGTACATCCTATCATTAATACATGGAGAAATTTGAATGTTTAACTCAAACCAGTAATTCTTGTACTGTCTCACGCTTAAGTTGAAAACTCAGTTTATAATAGCTTATTTTCATATACTCAGACCTATAAAGTCCATGTGGCTGTCAAGACGGCGAGTATCCATCTCCCTCATACAGTCCGATGCAATTGTATTTCATAAGAAAAAGTAtataatgagagagaaaaaagatatATTAATAAGAGTAAGTAAAATTAAATGCTGCATGTTTGATCTTATATTCACTCGGAAGTCTGCTGATTAGGAGACCTGATTAGGAGAATCTGCTCACTCGGTGGATTCAGAGGGTCCCGCTACATTCATAACTTGTCGCTCATAGAATGCCTGTACTTCTGATGGATTATCAAATGTGATTTCATTTTGAAAAGATATTCGAAGCTGGGCTTGATATAGAATCCTGAATTTGACCTCTATTTTTTGTAATGCTTTGACATCTTTTAAGGCTATACGAGAAAAACCATGGCATGCCATTTCATACGTCTAAATCATATTTGTGAGAGGGAGATAATAGTAAGGGGTGTAACAATGCACTTGTAAGAATGAGTGGGCTGTCCTGTTTTTATGAGTCTCTGATGAAACCTGTCTGTTTATCCACAGTGCTAACATTTTAGAACCccctattactttttttttttttggacaatgtTAGACAAGTGATATATGGCCCCTTTTTCACTTACAGAATATTGCCTTTTCATTATGTCTATTTTAAGAGAATAACATATAAAACAATGTCCGCGATATATGGAATGTGTGGTCCTTCCCAGCTTATGTTGAGGTTTTCTGGCAAAAATCCACCAGGAAACACACTATTAACTTAAAGCCTACTTTGCAGTAGAGTCTATGGTGATAAAAAGGATGGAGTTTTGCTTAAAAGAAACAATCTGCTGCAGATTGTTCTTCTGGTATAcaactaaatatattatataatgtttaaaaatatgataTGATGGTTAAATGTGTTGTATTTTCTTCGTTAACAGTCAATATCAGTTAAGGgatttagaagaacatttcagtgaTAAGCTTTAGTTTATTAAACATTAACCTCTGAGCAGTTCTCAGTGTGCTGACACTTAGAAAATCAGTTGTGTGTGCTATCACCACTGAGTTTCTTAACATATAAACAACAAAGTAACATATTAAAGTCCCTATTTTAATGGTGGTAAACTTTCATATACACATCTTCCCTTTTGAAATTcgtcatttcattaaaaaaaagttttaaagccAATACAGCTTTCAGGAAGCCATCAAGGGTCTGCATTAAGTGCTTTTTTGTATATTTTGAGTACAGTAAATGATGATGatacattgcatttattaaaaaataaatgtatttatagtgttgtatctatttatacatttaaaggtGTGGAAAAACATATATTAGTATATTTTTGGATTGTGTTATTTTGGCAAGTTATATTCTATTCTTGATTAACTGAGTGTGGTAGTTAACCTTGTGCTGTTATCTTCATCCCGCAgtacttgagtaacttttattGCTTTCAAAGTCCTTAACATTttaccatttttctttttttttgctttatgggcttttcaattattattgcttactgatatgactagataTGGCATGCTAATTGCCTCAGACTCTAGAATTTACTGGACTTAAATATGCTTGATTGCAAAGCAGTTTTTTCATGAAGCACACCACCATCCTTAGATTTAAATTCCTCCAACATTTTTGTTATCCTGCATAGCCACCTATACacagggttaggagggttacttttgaaatgtattccactacagattacagaatacatgctgaaaaatgtaatttgtaacatattccattagattactcaaggtcagtaacgtattataaatactttggattacttcttcagcactggtagattttttcacttgttttgactataaaaactctgccagtacagtaagacaaaaaagacattctctgaaaaacctaaatatcttatgcagtgttgtttctaaaacaagataaatcaaattgatcttgttttaaggatttttagatatttttacgggaaaacaatacaaaaattattatcaagaataggatttttgcactaatatcaaaggttttacattttagcattttagcttagcgtaaagctgacaatttacacaaggtttatttctatttcttctgctccaaacttacttcaaaattaCTTCTGtttctgcttgtatgaatgtaacacattataagaaagtgtttcaccgctgttcaaatgcactttggatcgcatcattatatgtataaatgttttccatctgaaaggactaaatattaaatgaaacaaatgacaataaaatgcaaagtaatctcttcagtaatcaaaatactttttgaatgtaactgcattctaattaccaatgatttaaattgtaactgtagtggaatacagttacttatattttgtattttaaatacgtaatcccgttacatgtatttcgttactccccaaccctgcctatacACATTACACCTATTATTGTCTTAATTTGGTCTTTTAACATGCCATACTCAGCAGACATTTGTATCTGAAGCAACTGACAGTAATAGCGTAATTGGCAGCAAGATTCGTAAAGCAACCTCGGGCTGGCTGCCTTATATAATTGTTAAATCAGCTACAGCATCCCTGTTGTTTCTGTCAATAGCTGATCATGTTCTTGTGGGTTCCACTTCTTTTCGACTAATCTCTGTTTTTCAATGGAAAGATTAGGATGGTGAGAAATTTAGAATGAGCCTAAACAAAAGACAAAATGTGTACTGTGAAGAAAAATAAGAGAAAACAAAGATGtgttgtttgatatttttgtctgGATTTGGCAGTGGGTGTAGTGAGAATTTTACCAGCTGTGTGAGTGATAGAATAGTACAGCTGAATGCTTATTTGAGACATATGTTTTGCAACCCAGGTGACATACTTGCAGCTCACCTTCAAATGTCTTGTGCCACATATTCTTCTAACTGCAATAGTTTTCTTTTTGACAATAGTTTTGAATTAAGATAGATACTTATGTATTGTTTGATCTATTGCTTGGACAGTGCTTGGTATGACGACAGCTGCTGATACCCCTGAATCCGCCACGACTGTCACTCCACCTGCTCCCACCACAACTGTCACTCCACCTGCTCCCACCACGACTGTCACTCCACCTGCTCCCACCACAACTGTCACTCCACCTGCTCCCACCACGACTGTCACTCCACCTGCTCCCACCACAACTGTCACTCCACCTGCTCCCACCACGACCGTCACTCCACCTGCTCCCACCACGAATGTCCCTCCACCAGGTCCCACCATGACTGTCGCTCCATCTGGTTCCACCACGACCGTAACTCCACCTGCTCCATCCACGACTGTTACTCCACCTGCTCCAACCACGACCGTTACTCCACCTGCTCCCACCACAACAGTCACTCCACCTGCTCCCACCACGACCGTCACTCCACCTGCTCCCACCACGACCGTCACTCCACCTGCTCCAACCACGACCGTTACTCCACCTGCTCCCACCACAACAGTCACTCCACCTGCTCCCACCACGACCGTCACTCCACCTGCTCCCACCACAACTGTCGCTCCACCAGGTCCCACCACGACTGTTGCTCCACCAGGTCCCACCACGACCGTCGCTCCACCAGGTCCCAGCACGACTGTTGCTCTATCTGGTCCCACCACGACCGTTACTCCACCTGCTCCAACCACGACCGTTACTCCACCTGCTCCAACCACGACCGTTACTCCACCTGCTCCCACCACGACTGTCGCTCCACCTGCTCCCACCACAACTGTCGCTCCACCTGCTCCCACCACGACTGTCGCTCCACCAGGTCCCACCACGACTGTTGCTCCATCTGGTCCCACCACAACTGTCGCTCCACCTGGTCCTACCATGACTGTTGCTCCATCTGGTACTACACCTGGGACACTCACCATCACAACTGAGGCCACCACAACCACTACCACACAAGGTACTCCCACCTCCATGGTCAGAAACTCCTGCAGCAGGCCAAAGGCTACATagtcatttttaataataatttacagaAAAAGTAGTGAAGAACTATTTTACACTTATGGAGTTAAGAACAGGATTATAGCAACTAGATGTAGGCCTGCACAAACACTGTAGAAAGAAAAGCTTTCCACTAGCTTGCTTGTATATCTAAATCTTTTCcactttatattttgtaacaTTGTTTAAATTTTGGAACTTTCTCTGATTTACTTACTTGTTCATTTCTGAATTTGACTATAATTGAACTCTAATCTTAAAATTTCAAACTACCTTTAATGAAGATCCTGTACTTGGCCCCTCAGTTTTCAGATTAGAAGTAATCCtcataaaataaccatatttatttatttattaacaagGTCCCTGTTCCTCAAGTCCTTGTATCGGAGACAGTATCTGTCATGAACGTCATGGTGGCTTCTTTGTTTGCATCTGCCGGACTGGGCTGGTTTACGACAACGTAAGAGGCTGTTCTCAAGGTATGACTGGTCCACATCTGAGTCATCATTCATCAGTGCAGAAGTATGAAACCCTGTGACTACAGTAATATGCCTAAATCAAGCATAAAGCAGTGTGGTGGGTAGCAATTAAGCTTAGTTATTCAAGAACTTGGGGCCTCATTTAAGACATTTGTAAAATGATCTTAAATGTGAACATACAACAATTTCATAAATGTTcctatgaatgatttataaaacATCTAAATGTATCCCACATTATAAATtgcaattcatttaaaaaatatgcacACATGAACGAGTGCATGATCTACAGAACAGCAAACACAAATATTCTAATTTGATGACAGAGAATACAATAAAAGCATATGCGCAGGTATTCATTTCTTCATtaataattcattcattcattcattcatatataaTGTTCTTGTGTGGCCGGTTGGCAAGATTTTCTAAAAAAGTGAGTGCAGCTACCGCTGTCTGCTCATATAATGCAGCATATTCAGCAACTCATCATCagttgttcattttcattatcaaaaataaatccaTTCTTCAACCAATGTCCATATTCTTGCTAAACTAGTTCCAAAAAGAGGTTAACATGCtcttttacatataatgaaatatgcataGTTTACATCAGCATTTCTCAACTGGAGTGTCATCTTGCAAGATCAGGGGTGCAGtgtaaaaatccttcaaacatttctaaaattcaaaaatgcataaaaacattCTAAAAAATGTTTAACTCTCTCACGCACAGCATTCCGCAGCTCATTGGATGCTTGACGAGCGCGTAGTAAGCCAAAGAAGTGAGTTGCTATACCGTGACTCTGCAAGCGAGTGGTGTGATGATACAACTCCTGTTTATAACCAATGAaactgtctacactgcaagcgcACGACACTGGAGCAGTCTAGTTTTGTCTCATCACATCATGGTGCTCGCTCATATTACAGCACCTTTGACaacaaaggcagaaatagcaaaagtGCTTTGTGTATAATGCTACCAGAATGCAGCAGGGTGAAGAGTAACCCTTAAAACAATACTTCATCATCCTGTTAAACACCTGGTATATTTCTCATCTCATTTCTCATCTTCTGCCTTGtgatcatttttaataataagCAGGCCTGTGTAccaatttatataatataaatactttaatattaataatataattttcaaaatataatcttattaactatctttaatatacatactattatttattttcaataaacataaactaattTAGCAGCGAGGTCCCCTCTTTCAGGATTTCATCTGTTGATTTTCAGTGCATTCTGTCAACTTTAAACTTGAGGGCATTGACTTATTAAAAGGGATACCACTGAACTCTTAAAGGTTATTCACCTTATGTGCCAAAGAAACTAGTGCTAAGCCAtcttgaaatttttttttgggAACTTCTGTTCAAGCGGTtgctatatagatatctatggtgttgatgtcaaagtgtaattagctagcggaGTGGATTTATAGGTTATTGCCAAAAAtgatcatgagtattttaaaatgttgttggatttcataacaactggaagcagaggggGGAGATTTTAATACAAGTGTACTTCATTAATAAATCCACAAGATCTTACCGTCACGTTGTGAACAtactgatatgcctctgtgctcatgaaaatctaagagacaacacaaagtcattaaaatatctctgtacgaAACTTCTGGTCATCTTCTCAAGTAATTTACCTATTGTGTTAAGGCGGTGTTAAATACAGTGAATAGTTGACCTCAGattcaaaattctgtcatcacttactcaccttcatgtttttacaaacccatatgacttcctgtCATCTGTGGAACTCATAATGAGATGTTAAGCAaagtgttagtctcagtcaccattcacttatattgtatggaaagaaaattatttaattattatataaacatattattataaaaacattcagcctaacatgtcctcttgtgttccatagaagagagAAATTTTTATGTGCTTGGAACAATATATGGTTGAGTAATCATGACAGAATCCGTCATCTAAGGGGGGAGCGGAGTGCCACAAGATTTTGTAACTTCTCGAAGGGTGCAGTGACTGAAAAATGGTTGGTAAACATTGGTCTACACAGCAATCGTGTTTTGTATAAACTACATGAGCGTTCTTTTCCCACTGTTCTCTTCTGCTCGCTCCTGCCATTGATTACGTTGCTTTTTAATCAAATCATTCGTTTTTATTTATGTCCTCAACAACAACAGACAAGAGGCTGAAGGatgaattgataaaaaaataaaaatttaggaGAGCTTTAAATATGAGATGTTTACGGTGCTTTATAACCATCTGTATATTGATTTAGCTATGTCTAAGTACATCTATCCTCCTCACTCCAAAAATGGGCTTGACATATTGCATACAGTAATACCGTATCTTACACTTGCCTTGTACACGTAAACATGCTcactcatttattaataaattcagtCAGTCACTGACTCAAATTTGCATcactacaaataaaaacataaatcaaGTCAGTGCGCACTGGCCCACCGGAACGTAAGcacaaaaaactttcaaaaagtTTGTTAGTTTCTGCCTTTATAAATCCTGATTTGTTCTTCGCTTTTGATGTAGGATcaaatccatggaatttaggatCAAACCT
This window harbors:
- the muc13b gene encoding mucin-13b, which produces MNLPLKRLLIFCLVAVAEEMLGMTTAADTPESATTVTPPAPTTTVTPPAPTTTVTPPAPTTTVTPPAPTTTVTPPAPTTTVTPPAPTTTVTPPAPTTNVPPPGPTMTVAPSGSTTTVTPPAPSTTVTPPAPTTTVTPPAPTTTVTPPAPTTTVTPPAPTTTVTPPAPTTTVTPPAPTTTVTPPAPTTTVTPPAPTTTVAPPGPTTTVAPPGPTTTVAPPGPSTTVALSGPTTTVTPPAPTTTVTPPAPTTTVTPPAPTTTVAPPAPTTTVAPPAPTTTVAPPGPTTTVAPSGPTTTVAPPGPTMTVAPSGTTPGTLTITTEATTTTTTQGPCSSSPCIGDSICHERHGGFFVCICRTGLVYDNVRGCSQAKVFPGSLTLKDDFQMEMFDETSQLFRETAERIQNELAQALNGDGYINSIVLKLSAGSIIAEVQNFYELSSNATTDSVKAKIDEAIDKKVITNADSFTQENVCTAFCDNTTTDCTGDGIATCSCKEGYIRSQITSQACISCPSGEQAIDSQRCETCPFGFSGFNCNDPYLLVVVVESCVLGGFLIIFMVSLIVVSCRNPKEKSSSKEELSPYKDIEMRKPAGVPRIPRANPTAGWQPANLETTNSGSTQALVTKDHSENKARYTDYDDYDEVSYKSQVPPAYSGYGVKGVENGSRGLQNSYYRQDDDRMRRY